A genome region from Variovorax paradoxus includes the following:
- a CDS encoding winged helix-turn-helix domain-containing protein, whose translation MGRILLVEDGRDSAALLGAHLHGAGHEVEQIGDAEAALERILTSPPALTLLEIVLPRGRDGEQGRQRDPVRDGIDVLGRVRLHSNHPIIMLTARVHEDDRLRALDMGADDYVCKPFSPREVVARVNTVLRRHAQRGAAGQPSAVVAFSDARGNASLEGRPLTLTRRELLLLRALSRAPGRVLTRSKLLEAAFPEALDVNERAVDGHIKNLRRKLAAAAPAHEWIRSVYGVGFSFAERQAG comes from the coding sequence ATGGGCCGGATCCTGCTGGTGGAAGACGGGCGCGACAGCGCCGCCCTGCTGGGCGCGCACCTGCACGGCGCAGGGCACGAGGTCGAGCAGATCGGGGACGCCGAGGCGGCGCTCGAGCGCATCCTGACGTCGCCGCCAGCGCTCACGCTGCTGGAGATCGTGCTGCCGCGCGGGCGCGACGGCGAGCAAGGCCGGCAGCGCGACCCGGTGCGCGACGGCATCGACGTGCTGGGCCGGGTGCGCCTGCACAGCAATCACCCGATCATCATGTTGACAGCGCGCGTCCACGAGGACGACCGGCTGCGTGCGCTGGACATGGGCGCCGACGACTACGTGTGCAAGCCCTTCTCGCCGCGCGAGGTGGTCGCGCGCGTGAACACGGTGCTGCGCCGGCACGCGCAGCGCGGGGCCGCCGGGCAGCCGTCGGCCGTGGTGGCGTTCTCGGATGCCCGCGGCAACGCGAGCCTGGAAGGACGGCCGCTGACGCTCACGCGGCGCGAGTTGCTGCTGCTGCGCGCGCTGTCGCGTGCGCCGGGACGGGTGCTTACGCGATCGAAGCTGCTGGAGGCGGCGTTTCCCGAAGCGCTGGACGTCAACGAACGCGCGGTCGACGGCCACATCAAGAACCTGCGCAGGAAGCTCGCGGCGGCCGCACCGGCACACGAGTGGATCCGCTCGGTCTACGGCGTGGGCTTCAGCTTCGCGGAGCGCCAGGCCGGCTGA
- a CDS encoding intradiol ring-cleavage dioxygenase produces the protein MRADITEGLEGVPLDVRFTVRDTAGKPLPKLRVDLWHCDAQGRYSGFGGQGDDRAGGFEGKTFLRGSQITGRDGTAGFTTVYPGWYAGRTTHIHMKVFNGTRAVLTSQFFLPDALSEFLYTQVALYQRARVRDTLNSVDGIALKAGDTVLGAVREERQRYVATLALVVDPAASPVVDRPPRPGELPSPEGIRGGPGMASGLQGMQSPGGAGPMRPRAPEGAARVKALVPPRTAG, from the coding sequence ATGCGCGCCGACATCACCGAAGGCCTCGAAGGCGTGCCGCTCGACGTGCGCTTCACCGTCCGCGACACCGCCGGCAAGCCGCTGCCGAAGCTTCGCGTCGACCTGTGGCATTGCGACGCGCAGGGCCGCTACTCGGGATTCGGCGGGCAGGGCGACGACCGTGCCGGCGGGTTCGAGGGCAAGACCTTCCTGCGCGGCAGCCAGATCACCGGCCGCGACGGCACGGCCGGGTTCACAACCGTCTACCCGGGCTGGTACGCGGGGCGCACCACGCACATCCACATGAAGGTGTTCAACGGCACGCGCGCGGTGCTCACCTCGCAGTTCTTCCTGCCCGATGCGCTGAGCGAGTTCCTCTACACGCAGGTCGCGCTATACCAGCGCGCCCGCGTGCGCGACACGCTCAACAGCGTCGACGGCATCGCGCTGAAGGCCGGCGACACGGTGCTCGGCGCGGTGCGCGAGGAGCGCCAGCGCTATGTGGCAACGCTCGCATTGGTGGTCGACCCCGCCGCCAGTCCGGTGGTCGACCGGCCGCCGCGCCCGGGCGAGCTGCCTTCGCCCGAAGGCATCCGGGGAGGCCCGGGAATGGCTTCGGGCCTGCAAGGCATGCAGTCGCCGGGCGGCGCAGGGCCGATGCGTCCGCGCGCGCCGGAAGGCGCGGCCCGCGTCAAGGCGCTGGTGCCGCCCCGCACCGCCGGCTGA
- a CDS encoding ATP-binding protein encodes MPQLTLSRKIFLALAALLIVLLISFAGLSIIALQRGLGAYVAEIEIRRMDWLSQLVLKNYVANGDWKNLRDNEDAWQRLQMGRFASVLDSAAANGDERRLPPWYEYRAMRAAPPPDAPDGGPMPGMPPSSAQLDLLPRRAAGMPGMPPPWVFPDPRGMHDSIFQRLAVLDVHGARVVGADIDLPNAARLPIRHNKSVIGYLALAPMQGLESEADRAFVAQQSGVIVLTGLCGLGFALVLSWLLARRWFRPIDELTQAAQDVARGRLSTRVAVQGSDELALLGKTFNDMAQRLDTVEASRRAWLADAAHELRTPLAAMRAEIEALQDGVRTFDERTALRLHRQVIRLGQLVDDLRSSMREPQSDPLAATVYPLSLLKEALDHTRDRFARRGISVDRIAVDRIDTLSQPTVEGDAHRLHQVFMNLLENTLAYTDEGGAVRIDVTVEGPWTGNCLTLLFEDSTPGVPEHELPRLFDRLFRGEGSRSREHGGSGLGLSICRATIEAHGGTIDASASPLGGLRVTITLPLAAQS; translated from the coding sequence ATGCCGCAACTGACCCTTTCCCGCAAGATCTTCCTGGCGCTGGCCGCCTTGCTGATCGTGCTGCTCATCAGCTTCGCGGGCCTGTCGATCATTGCGCTGCAGCGCGGCCTGGGCGCCTACGTGGCCGAGATCGAGATCCGCCGGATGGACTGGCTCTCGCAGCTGGTGCTCAAGAACTACGTGGCTAACGGCGACTGGAAGAACCTGCGCGACAACGAGGATGCCTGGCAGCGCCTGCAGATGGGCCGCTTCGCCAGCGTGCTCGACAGCGCGGCCGCCAACGGCGACGAACGGCGGTTGCCGCCGTGGTACGAATACCGCGCGATGCGCGCCGCGCCCCCGCCGGACGCACCCGATGGCGGCCCCATGCCCGGCATGCCGCCCTCTTCCGCGCAACTCGACCTGCTGCCGCGCCGCGCGGCCGGCATGCCGGGCATGCCGCCGCCCTGGGTGTTCCCCGACCCGCGCGGCATGCACGACTCCATCTTCCAGCGGCTGGCCGTGCTCGACGTCCATGGCGCACGCGTGGTGGGCGCCGACATCGACCTGCCGAATGCGGCACGCCTGCCGATCCGCCACAACAAGTCGGTGATCGGCTACCTGGCGCTCGCCCCCATGCAAGGTCTCGAGAGCGAGGCCGACCGCGCCTTCGTCGCGCAGCAGTCGGGCGTGATCGTGCTCACCGGCCTGTGCGGCCTGGGCTTCGCGCTGGTGCTGTCGTGGCTGCTCGCGCGGCGCTGGTTCCGCCCGATCGACGAGCTCACGCAGGCCGCCCAGGACGTGGCGCGCGGCCGGCTTTCCACCCGCGTGGCGGTGCAGGGCTCCGACGAACTCGCACTGCTGGGCAAGACCTTCAACGACATGGCGCAGCGGCTGGACACCGTCGAGGCCTCGCGCCGCGCCTGGCTGGCCGATGCGGCGCACGAGCTGCGCACGCCGCTGGCCGCGATGCGCGCCGAGATCGAGGCGCTGCAGGACGGCGTGCGCACCTTCGACGAACGCACCGCACTGCGGCTGCACCGCCAGGTGATCCGCCTGGGCCAACTGGTGGACGACCTGCGCAGCAGCATGCGCGAGCCGCAGAGCGACCCGCTGGCCGCCACCGTCTACCCGCTGTCGCTGCTCAAGGAGGCGCTGGACCACACGCGCGACCGCTTCGCCAGGCGCGGCATCTCGGTGGACCGCATTGCCGTCGACCGCATCGACACGCTGTCGCAGCCCACCGTCGAGGGCGACGCCCACCGGCTGCACCAGGTGTTCATGAACCTGCTGGAGAACACGCTGGCCTACACCGACGAAGGCGGCGCGGTGCGCATCGACGTCACGGTCGAGGGTCCGTGGACCGGCAACTGCCTCACGCTGCTGTTCGAGGACAGCACGCCCGGCGTGCCCGAGCACGAACTGCCGCGCCTGTTCGACCGCCTGTTCCGCGGCGAAGGCTCGCGCAGCCGCGAGCACGGCGGCTCGGGGCTGGGCCTGTCGATCTGCCGCGCCACCATCGAGGCGCACGGCGGCACCATCGACGCATCGGCCTCGCCGCTGGGCGGGCTGCGCGTGACCATCACCCTTCCGCTGGCTGCACAGTCATGA
- a CDS encoding response regulator: protein MTRIVIVEDEIDIASVVQDYLRHAGYETTHFTDGQSALDSIVAEPPDLTLLDIMLPRLDGIEVLRRAREHTVHPIIMLTARIEEVDRLLGLELGADDYVCKPFSPRELVARVRAVLRRTAGTAPDGPDAAARDDAPGLVLDDVHWRASLEGTPLNLTRREFGLLQVLSRHPGRIFSRARLLELAYDDTVDVTERAIDSHVKNLRRKLGAVTPEHDWIRSVYGVGFAWEAPLEGGR from the coding sequence ATGACACGCATCGTCATCGTCGAAGACGAGATCGACATCGCCTCGGTGGTGCAGGACTACCTGCGCCATGCGGGCTACGAGACCACCCACTTCACCGACGGGCAGAGCGCGCTCGACAGCATCGTGGCCGAGCCGCCCGACCTCACGTTGCTGGACATCATGCTGCCGCGGCTCGACGGCATCGAGGTGCTGCGCCGCGCGCGCGAGCACACGGTGCACCCGATCATCATGCTCACCGCGCGCATCGAGGAAGTCGACCGCTTGCTCGGCCTGGAACTGGGCGCGGACGACTACGTGTGCAAGCCCTTCTCGCCGCGCGAACTGGTGGCACGCGTGCGCGCCGTGCTGCGCCGCACCGCCGGCACCGCGCCGGATGGCCCGGATGCGGCGGCGCGCGACGATGCGCCCGGCCTGGTGCTGGACGACGTTCACTGGCGCGCCTCGCTCGAAGGCACGCCGCTGAACCTGACGCGGCGCGAGTTCGGGCTGCTGCAGGTGCTGTCGCGCCACCCGGGACGGATCTTCTCTCGCGCGCGCCTGCTCGAGCTGGCCTACGACGACACGGTGGACGTGACCGAGCGCGCCATCGACAGCCATGTGAAGAACCTGCGCCGCAAGCTGGGCGCAGTGACGCCGGAACACGACTGGATCCGGTCGGTGTACGGCGTGGGCTTCGCATGGGAAGCGCCGCTCGAAGGCGGGCGCTGA
- a CDS encoding acyl-CoA dehydrogenase family protein codes for MHFEFTPRVTALRDELLKFMDEHVYPNEKRREEELAANARAGRPYAELPMMAGLKAKARERGLWNLFLPEAEHGPGLTNVEYAPLCEIMGRRYWCAEIFNCSAPDTGNMEVLARYGTKAQQERWLTPLLAGEIRSSFAMTEPEVASSDATNIRCSIRREGDEYVINGRKWYITGAMHERCEIFVLMGKTDPDNADRHRQQSMILVPKNTPGVTIVRDMQLLGMYDPPFGHPEIVFDNVRVPVENILLGEGRGFEIAQGRLGPGRIHHCMRAIGMAESALEMMCQRLVSRTAFHKPLSEQGVWRERIAESRMLIEQSRWMVLNAAYRMDTVGNKVAAKEIAMIKVLTPNNCVKVIDWAMQAFGAMGLSQDTLLTHFYAYERHLRVADGPDEVHRNAIAKQELAAYQ; via the coding sequence ATGCATTTCGAATTCACACCCCGGGTGACCGCGCTGCGCGACGAGCTGCTCAAGTTCATGGACGAACACGTCTACCCGAACGAAAAGCGCCGTGAGGAAGAGCTGGCCGCCAATGCGCGCGCCGGCCGCCCCTACGCCGAGCTGCCGATGATGGCCGGCCTGAAGGCCAAGGCGCGCGAGCGCGGGCTGTGGAACCTGTTCCTGCCCGAGGCGGAGCACGGCCCCGGCCTCACCAACGTCGAATACGCACCGCTGTGCGAGATCATGGGCCGGCGCTACTGGTGCGCCGAGATCTTCAATTGCTCCGCGCCCGACACCGGCAACATGGAAGTGCTGGCGCGCTACGGTACCAAGGCGCAGCAGGAGCGCTGGCTCACGCCGCTGCTGGCCGGCGAGATCCGCTCCTCGTTCGCCATGACCGAGCCCGAGGTCGCCTCGAGCGACGCCACCAACATCCGCTGCAGCATCCGCCGCGAGGGCGACGAGTACGTCATCAACGGGCGCAAGTGGTACATCACCGGCGCGATGCACGAGCGCTGCGAGATCTTCGTGCTGATGGGCAAGACCGACCCGGACAACGCCGACCGCCACAGGCAGCAGTCGATGATCCTCGTGCCGAAGAACACGCCCGGCGTGACCATCGTGCGCGACATGCAGCTGCTGGGCATGTACGACCCGCCGTTCGGCCACCCCGAGATCGTGTTCGACAACGTGCGCGTGCCGGTCGAAAACATCCTCCTGGGCGAAGGCCGCGGCTTCGAGATCGCGCAGGGCCGCCTCGGCCCGGGGCGCATCCACCATTGCATGCGCGCCATCGGCATGGCCGAGTCGGCGCTGGAAATGATGTGCCAGCGCCTGGTGTCGCGCACCGCGTTCCACAAGCCGCTGTCGGAGCAGGGTGTGTGGCGCGAGCGCATTGCCGAGTCGCGCATGCTCATCGAGCAGTCGCGCTGGATGGTGCTCAATGCGGCCTACCGCATGGACACCGTGGGCAACAAGGTCGCCGCGAAGGAGATCGCGATGATCAAGGTGCTCACGCCCAACAACTGTGTGAAGGTGATCGACTGGGCGATGCAGGCGTTCGGCGCCATGGGCCTGAGCCAGGACACGCTGCTGACGCACTTCTACGCCTACGAGCGCCACCTGCGGGTGGCCGACGGCCCGGACGAAGTGCACCGCAACGCGATCGCGAAGCAGGAACTCGCTGCCTACCAGTAG
- the yccS gene encoding YccS family putative transporter — translation MLPLSSDALRQRLRSFASRAQPVRILLTLGSLMALCGATGHADAVIPLFLGAIASALAETDDSWRGRLRAQLVTLACFAAIAIAVEAAFGLPVVFIAGLALAAFSLTMLGAIEARYKAIAYATLILAMYTTLGIENMNSHAGAVAAARGREPLLLVAGAAWYGVFSVLWCAIFPAQPVQARLVVLFTVLGNFVRYKASLFEPLRGIDIERKRLALAQLNAEVVTELNAAKESIFRRIGARAPTGRISRYRGLYLIAQDVHERASSSHDDYNALADAFFHSDLLYRCQRLLGLQGLACQRLADSIARREPFDTGTETVQALADLRSAIAHERTRAATPERMLLLASVEALARNLALLDGQLVGASEPSARAGRTEMGLFDRSPRSWRDAVERVRRQLAVRSPLFRHALRLSIALVAGYGVMQAIHPAQGYWILLTTLFVCQQTYGDTIARMGQRIAGTALGVVAGWALLQLFPQPLVQSVIAVVAGVLFFATRTTRYLLATASMTLLVLMCFNQVGDSGVLLVPRLVDTAIGSAIAGLAVLLVLPHWQARRINELAATAMRGHAGYLRQIVGQYRTGARDHLEYRLARRNDHNADAALSTAVSDMFREPGYVRPRAGVALRFLIRSHTLLSYLSALGAHRAALPDSAQMAVLRTAAEDAIAALEALAAGLEKGTVSDPGDLDAETAARAALVQAIAGAGADGDPQARTFHTELGLIWLQIDALRSHAREWLQPAAGDTPTAPA, via the coding sequence ATGCTTCCCCTGTCTTCCGACGCGCTGCGCCAGCGGCTGCGGTCCTTCGCCTCCCGCGCGCAGCCCGTGCGCATCCTTCTGACGCTGGGCAGCCTGATGGCGCTGTGCGGCGCCACCGGCCATGCCGACGCGGTGATTCCCCTGTTTCTCGGCGCCATCGCCAGTGCGCTCGCCGAGACCGACGACAGCTGGCGCGGGCGGCTGCGCGCGCAGCTGGTCACGCTGGCCTGCTTCGCGGCCATCGCGATCGCCGTGGAAGCGGCATTCGGCCTGCCGGTCGTGTTCATCGCCGGGCTCGCCCTGGCGGCCTTCTCGCTCACGATGCTGGGCGCGATCGAGGCGCGCTACAAGGCCATTGCGTACGCGACGCTGATCCTCGCGATGTACACCACGCTCGGCATCGAGAACATGAACTCGCACGCCGGCGCCGTTGCGGCGGCGCGCGGCCGCGAGCCGCTGCTGCTGGTGGCCGGTGCGGCCTGGTATGGCGTGTTCTCGGTGCTGTGGTGCGCGATCTTTCCCGCGCAGCCGGTGCAGGCGCGGCTGGTGGTGCTCTTCACGGTGCTGGGCAACTTCGTGCGCTACAAGGCGTCGCTGTTCGAGCCGCTGCGCGGCATCGACATCGAACGCAAGCGGCTCGCGCTGGCGCAGCTCAACGCCGAGGTGGTGACGGAACTGAACGCAGCGAAGGAGAGCATCTTCCGGCGCATCGGCGCGCGGGCGCCCACGGGGCGCATCTCGCGCTACCGCGGGCTCTACCTGATCGCGCAGGACGTGCACGAGCGCGCGAGCTCCTCGCACGACGACTACAACGCGCTGGCCGACGCCTTTTTCCACAGCGATCTGCTGTACCGCTGCCAGCGCCTGCTGGGCCTGCAGGGGCTGGCCTGCCAGCGGCTGGCCGACTCGATCGCGCGGCGCGAGCCCTTCGACACGGGCACGGAGACCGTGCAGGCGCTGGCCGACCTGCGCAGCGCGATAGCTCACGAACGCACGCGGGCGGCCACGCCCGAGCGGATGCTGCTGCTCGCCTCGGTCGAGGCTTTGGCGCGCAACCTGGCGCTGCTCGACGGGCAGCTGGTGGGCGCCAGCGAGCCGTCGGCCCGCGCGGGCCGCACGGAAATGGGCCTGTTCGACCGTTCGCCCCGCTCCTGGCGCGACGCGGTGGAGCGCGTTCGGCGCCAGCTCGCGGTGCGCTCGCCGCTGTTCCGGCACGCATTGCGGCTGTCGATCGCGCTGGTGGCGGGCTACGGGGTCATGCAGGCGATCCATCCGGCACAGGGCTACTGGATCCTGCTGACCACGCTGTTCGTGTGCCAGCAGACCTATGGCGACACCATCGCGCGCATGGGGCAGCGCATCGCCGGCACCGCGCTCGGGGTGGTGGCGGGCTGGGCCCTGCTGCAGCTCTTTCCGCAGCCGCTGGTGCAATCCGTGATCGCCGTGGTGGCGGGCGTGCTGTTCTTCGCCACGCGCACCACGCGCTACCTGCTCGCCACCGCATCGATGACGCTGCTGGTGCTGATGTGCTTCAACCAGGTCGGTGACAGCGGCGTGCTGCTGGTGCCGCGGCTGGTCGACACCGCCATCGGCAGCGCGATCGCCGGGCTGGCGGTGCTGCTGGTGCTGCCGCACTGGCAGGCGCGGCGCATCAACGAACTGGCCGCCACCGCCATGCGCGGCCACGCCGGGTACCTGCGGCAGATCGTCGGCCAATACCGCACGGGTGCGCGCGACCACCTCGAGTACCGGCTGGCGCGGCGCAACGACCACAACGCCGACGCTGCGCTGTCCACGGCGGTGTCGGACATGTTTCGCGAACCGGGCTACGTGCGGCCCCGCGCAGGCGTGGCGCTGCGCTTCCTGATCCGCTCGCACACGCTGCTGAGCTACCTCTCGGCGCTGGGCGCCCATCGCGCCGCGCTGCCCGATTCGGCCCAGATGGCGGTGCTGCGCACGGCGGCCGAGGATGCCATCGCGGCACTGGAGGCGCTGGCCGCAGGGCTGGAAAAGGGCACCGTGAGCGATCCCGGCGACCTAGACGCCGAAACCGCCGCGCGCGCCGCGCTCGTGCAGGCGATTGCCGGAGCCGGCGCCGACGGTGACCCGCAGGCGCGAACTTTTCATACCGAACTCGGTCTGATATGGCTGCAGATCGATGCGTTGCGCTCCCACGCACGCGAGTGGCTGCAACCCGCCGCCGGCGACACCCCGACCGCGCCGGCCTGA
- a CDS encoding Bax inhibitor-1/YccA family protein, translated as MNNSPTAYHPSFEAPLASVEERNRVLRNTYWLLALSMVPTVLGAWIGVATGFSRAMSPGIGLMVFLGGAFGFMYAIEKTKESAAGVPVLLAFTFFMGLMLSRLVGSVLGLANGANLIMTAFAGTGAIFLGMATLSSVIKRDLSAMGKWLFIGAILLLVAGIANFFIQSSALMMTLSVAAIGIFSAFILHDLKRVKDGLETNYISATLGVYLSIYNVFQSLLALLGIAGGRDE; from the coding sequence ATGAACAACAGCCCTACCGCTTATCACCCCAGCTTCGAGGCGCCGCTCGCGTCGGTCGAAGAGCGCAACCGCGTGCTGCGCAACACCTACTGGCTGCTCGCGCTGTCGATGGTGCCCACCGTGCTGGGCGCCTGGATCGGCGTGGCGACCGGCTTCTCGCGCGCCATGTCGCCCGGCATCGGCCTCATGGTCTTCCTCGGCGGCGCCTTCGGCTTCATGTACGCCATCGAGAAGACCAAGGAGTCGGCCGCCGGCGTTCCCGTGCTGCTGGCCTTCACCTTCTTCATGGGCCTGATGCTGTCGCGCCTGGTCGGCTCCGTGCTCGGCCTGGCCAACGGCGCCAACCTGATCATGACGGCGTTCGCCGGCACCGGCGCGATCTTCCTCGGCATGGCCACCCTGTCGTCGGTGATCAAGCGCGACCTGTCCGCCATGGGCAAGTGGCTCTTCATCGGCGCCATCCTGCTGCTCGTGGCGGGCATCGCCAACTTCTTCATCCAGTCGAGCGCGCTGATGATGACGCTGTCGGTTGCCGCCATCGGCATCTTCTCGGCCTTCATCCTGCACGACCTCAAGCGCGTGAAGGACGGCCTCGAAACCAACTACATCTCCGCCACGCTGGGTGTCTACCTCAGCATCTACAACGTGTTCCAGTCGCTGCTGGCCCTGCTGGGCATCGCCGGCGGCCGCGACGAGTAA
- a CDS encoding Rrf2 family transcriptional regulator codes for MRLTTKGRFAVTAMIDIALHGRSGPVTLASISLRQRVSLSYLELLFGKLRRADLVESTRGPGGGYSLSRKAADISVADIVLSIEEHDTDARRRDAGEPGDTGRCQIDDLWATVNLRAVEFLKSISLQSLVDEQKAKGVQAATRHEPRRAAPGAPARKPFIVDAPNSVFALGRRQQGAS; via the coding sequence ATGCGCCTCACCACCAAAGGCCGCTTTGCGGTCACCGCGATGATTGACATCGCCCTGCACGGCCGCTCGGGCCCCGTCACGCTGGCTTCGATCAGCCTGCGCCAGCGCGTGTCGCTGTCCTATCTCGAACTGCTGTTCGGCAAGCTGCGCCGCGCCGACCTGGTCGAATCGACCCGCGGCCCGGGCGGCGGCTATTCGCTCAGCCGCAAGGCCGCCGACATCTCGGTGGCCGACATCGTGCTGTCGATCGAAGAGCACGACACCGACGCGCGCCGCCGCGACGCCGGCGAGCCGGGCGACACCGGCCGCTGCCAGATCGACGACCTGTGGGCCACCGTCAACCTGCGCGCGGTCGAGTTCCTGAAGTCGATCTCGCTGCAGAGCCTGGTCGACGAACAGAAGGCGAAGGGCGTGCAGGCCGCCACGCGCCACGAGCCGCGGCGTGCCGCCCCTGGCGCGCCTGCACGCAAGCCCTTCATCGTCGACGCGCCGAACTCGGTGTTTGCGCTGGGGCGGCGCCAGCAGGGCGCGAGCTGA
- a CDS encoding DUF3325 domain-containing protein: MTTSHAAMLGLALAYAGMAALSFAMDRHHEQLTRRREVPVRLRVSLRMGGTVLLAAAAVPCVSAWGATVGTVAWLGLLSAGALPVALLLPYRPRGVAWLAAFAAVASCIGLALAFAGSLR; this comes from the coding sequence ATGACGACCTCACACGCCGCCATGCTCGGCCTCGCTCTGGCCTACGCCGGCATGGCTGCCTTGAGCTTTGCCATGGACCGGCACCACGAACAGCTCACCCGCCGGCGCGAGGTGCCCGTGCGCCTGCGCGTATCGCTGCGGATGGGCGGCACGGTGTTGCTGGCTGCCGCCGCCGTTCCTTGCGTGTCCGCGTGGGGCGCCACGGTGGGCACGGTCGCGTGGCTGGGCCTGCTGTCGGCCGGCGCGTTGCCTGTCGCGCTGCTGTTACCTTACCGCCCACGCGGCGTGGCATGGCTTGCCGCCTTCGCGGCCGTTGCGAGCTGTATCGGGCTTGCCCTGGCATTTGCCGGATCGCTGCGCTGA
- a CDS encoding PepSY-associated TM helix domain-containing protein: protein MATAERKGTAQGGFRQAQAWLHTWCGLWFSWLLFAVFLTGTLAVFDDPITHWMTPEHHAEEAAAEAAAKAAPGATRAQRLAWGMAYMAEHHPGAQMWELWPSDANGGGELKVYWFDADNRYAEASLDPATGRPLSKPDGHAARATLGGHHFVDFHYELHAGTIGLWIVGIAAMAMLVALVSGVITHKRIFKDFFTFRPKKGQRSWLDAHNAVAVLTLPFQFMIAYTGIVISGTTFMPAGKILHFGTGPAAQAQFVSELGEGGKPPRTGRPMEVPALEPFAARGEALIGQAVRAVVIDHPGDAGARIGVYGWNSGDESMRRLSPTTGMAMFSAATGKVQRVRLPGEADGGAAMLAQSAMGGLHMVTYGGWGMKWLYFLCGLAGTAMMGSGAVLFIVKRRHKHLGEFGGATARVYRLVEALNVAAIAGLAVACVGYLWANRLLPVGIEQRAARELQVFFALWGMALLHAFLRQPARAWREQFGALAALCLLLPVLNLLTTGDHLPAQLLRGDWESAGVELGAVAFGLAAIGALRHLQRRTAR, encoded by the coding sequence ATGGCCACAGCGGAAAGGAAAGGCACCGCGCAAGGCGGCTTTCGCCAGGCGCAGGCATGGCTGCACACCTGGTGCGGACTGTGGTTCTCGTGGCTCCTGTTCGCGGTCTTTCTCACCGGCACGCTGGCGGTGTTCGACGACCCGATCACCCACTGGATGACGCCGGAGCACCACGCCGAGGAGGCCGCCGCCGAAGCCGCGGCAAAGGCCGCGCCCGGCGCCACCCGCGCACAGCGCCTGGCCTGGGGCATGGCCTACATGGCCGAGCACCACCCCGGCGCGCAGATGTGGGAGCTGTGGCCGTCCGACGCGAACGGCGGCGGGGAACTCAAGGTGTACTGGTTCGACGCGGACAACCGGTACGCCGAGGCCTCGCTCGACCCGGCGACCGGCCGGCCCCTGTCCAAGCCCGACGGCCATGCCGCGCGCGCCACGCTGGGCGGCCATCACTTCGTGGACTTCCACTACGAGCTGCACGCCGGCACCATCGGCCTGTGGATCGTGGGCATCGCCGCGATGGCGATGCTCGTGGCGCTGGTCTCGGGCGTGATCACGCACAAGCGCATCTTCAAGGACTTCTTCACCTTCCGTCCGAAGAAGGGCCAGCGCAGCTGGCTCGACGCGCACAACGCGGTGGCGGTGCTGACGCTGCCTTTCCAGTTCATGATCGCCTACACCGGCATCGTGATCTCGGGCACCACCTTCATGCCGGCCGGCAAGATCCTCCACTTCGGCACGGGTCCGGCGGCGCAGGCGCAGTTCGTTTCCGAGCTCGGCGAAGGCGGCAAGCCGCCGCGCACTGGCCGTCCGATGGAGGTGCCGGCACTCGAGCCGTTCGCTGCGCGCGGCGAGGCACTCATCGGGCAGGCGGTGCGCGCCGTCGTCATCGACCACCCGGGCGACGCGGGCGCGCGCATCGGCGTGTACGGCTGGAACAGCGGCGACGAATCGATGCGCCGTCTCAGCCCGACCACCGGCATGGCGATGTTCTCCGCCGCTACCGGCAAGGTGCAGCGCGTGCGCCTGCCGGGCGAGGCGGACGGCGGCGCGGCCATGCTCGCGCAGTCGGCCATGGGCGGGCTGCACATGGTCACGTACGGCGGCTGGGGCATGAAGTGGCTGTACTTCCTGTGCGGGCTCGCCGGCACCGCCATGATGGGTTCGGGCGCGGTGCTGTTCATCGTCAAGCGCCGGCACAAGCACCTGGGCGAATTCGGCGGTGCCACCGCGCGGGTCTACCGGCTGGTGGAGGCGCTCAACGTCGCGGCCATCGCGGGGCTCGCCGTGGCCTGCGTGGGCTACCTGTGGGCCAACCGGCTGCTGCCGGTGGGCATCGAGCAGCGGGCAGCGCGCGAGCTGCAGGTGTTCTTCGCGCTGTGGGGAATGGCGCTGCTGCACGCCTTCCTTCGCCAGCCTGCGCGGGCATGGCGCGAGCAGTTCGGCGCGCTGGCCGCGCTGTGCCTGCTGCTGCCCGTGCTCAACCTGCTGACCACCGGCGACCACCTGCCGGCGCAGCTGCTGCGCGGCGACTGGGAAAGCGCGGGCGTCGAGCTGGGCGCCGTGGCATTCGGGCTCGCGGCAATCGGCGCACTGCGCCATCTGCAAAGGAGGACCGCCAGATGA